One stretch of Dyella jiangningensis DNA includes these proteins:
- a CDS encoding sulfotransferase family protein translates to MAFAPFFFVTIILCLGCAPRQRQVQREALSALTLTALQRVVFDARCIMCNEGCFASSALEGEVMRSIHFISGLPRSGSTLLAALLRQNPRFHAHMSSPLAGMVDAMLGEMSDRNELSTFITNEQRRRVLRGLFDGYYGQEMTASVIFDTSRTWCAKLPVLSGLFPDYRIIACVRHVSWIVDSLERAVQKNTLRPSFMVNFDTRGTIYNRVEGFATGEGILGYSYNALKDAFFGEHAPHLMLLQYETLVRDPAMAMAAVYDFVGEPAFNHDFDNVHFDVGAFDDRTGMPGLHAVAAKVQARGRETVLPPDIFRRFENDAFWRHAPSNIRGVRVV, encoded by the coding sequence ATGGCTTTCGCCCCGTTTTTTTTCGTGACGATCATCCTGTGCCTTGGCTGCGCCCCTCGCCAACGACAGGTTCAACGCGAGGCACTGAGCGCCTTGACACTGACGGCACTGCAACGGGTAGTCTTCGATGCACGATGCATCATGTGCAATGAAGGCTGTTTCGCGAGCAGCGCACTGGAAGGGGAAGTCATGCGTTCCATTCATTTCATCTCGGGCCTGCCCAGGTCTGGCTCCACGTTGCTGGCTGCATTGCTGCGGCAGAACCCCCGGTTTCACGCGCACATGAGCAGTCCGCTCGCAGGCATGGTCGACGCGATGCTGGGCGAGATGAGTGACCGGAACGAGCTGTCCACCTTCATCACGAACGAACAACGGCGGCGTGTCCTGCGCGGGCTTTTCGACGGGTATTACGGTCAGGAGATGACGGCAAGCGTCATCTTCGATACCAGCCGTACATGGTGCGCGAAGCTGCCGGTGCTGAGCGGACTGTTTCCTGATTACCGCATCATTGCCTGCGTTCGGCATGTCTCATGGATCGTCGACAGCCTTGAGCGTGCGGTCCAGAAGAACACCTTGCGACCCTCCTTCATGGTCAACTTCGACACGCGCGGCACCATCTACAACCGGGTCGAGGGGTTCGCCACGGGCGAGGGCATCCTGGGTTACTCCTACAATGCGCTGAAGGATGCGTTCTTTGGCGAGCATGCGCCCCACCTGATGCTGCTGCAGTACGAAACGCTGGTGCGAGATCCCGCCATGGCCATGGCGGCCGTCTACGATTTCGTCGGTGAGCCGGCATTCAATCACGATTTCGACAACGTGCATTTCGATGTGGGCGCGTTCGATGATCGCACCGGCATGCCGGGCTTGCATGCCGTTGCCGCAAAGGTGCAGGCACGCGGACGCGAGACGGTCCTGCCGCCGGATATCTTTCGGCGTTTCGAGAACGACGCGTTCTGGCGCCACGCGCCATCGAACATTCGGGGCGTACGCGTGGTATAG
- a CDS encoding LysR family transcriptional regulator has protein sequence MIEFADMATFVAAVETSSISQAALRLGVVKSVASRRIRNLEQVLGVALLDRAGNRIRPTEVGAVYYAKCARILEAIESAHEFVNGHNNVLGGRLRLSVSSALLSAVLAPLLAEFAQIHPSLTLDVEADDLRPDFQVGGYDVAFREGRQPDSGLLTRSFNAVPFVLCASSDYLDVRGRPQHPADLDGHDGLFYTHEGSGSFWTLLAEGEPRAFRVRERLRSTCRIQLAHAARAGLGLLLTPRYVVEAALADGSLQPVLVDFMPSAEKIVVVYPESRRHSKKVQALIEFLGSRLHGVPAVSLPGMASPT, from the coding sequence ATGATCGAATTCGCCGACATGGCGACCTTTGTCGCAGCTGTCGAGACGTCGAGCATTTCGCAGGCAGCCTTGCGCCTCGGGGTGGTCAAGTCCGTGGCGAGCCGGCGCATTCGCAACCTCGAACAGGTACTGGGCGTTGCCTTGCTCGACCGCGCCGGCAACCGCATCCGCCCGACCGAGGTGGGCGCGGTGTATTACGCCAAATGTGCGCGCATCCTCGAAGCAATCGAAAGTGCGCATGAATTCGTCAACGGCCACAACAACGTGTTGGGTGGCAGACTTCGCCTTTCGGTTTCTTCCGCCTTGTTGAGCGCCGTGCTGGCGCCGTTGCTCGCGGAGTTTGCGCAAATCCATCCTTCATTGACGCTCGACGTGGAGGCGGACGACCTGCGGCCGGATTTCCAGGTCGGAGGCTACGACGTTGCGTTCCGCGAAGGCCGGCAGCCGGACTCGGGCCTGCTGACGAGATCGTTCAACGCCGTGCCCTTTGTCTTATGCGCCAGCTCGGACTATCTGGATGTGCGCGGCCGACCGCAGCATCCGGCGGACCTCGATGGCCACGATGGGCTGTTCTATACCCACGAAGGTTCCGGAAGCTTCTGGACATTGCTCGCCGAAGGCGAGCCGCGGGCCTTTCGCGTGCGCGAGCGCCTGCGGAGCACCTGCAGGATTCAGCTCGCCCACGCTGCCAGGGCCGGGCTTGGCTTGTTGTTGACGCCGCGCTATGTCGTCGAGGCCGCGCTTGCCGATGGCAGCCTGCAGCCAGTACTGGTCGATTTCATGCCATCGGCGGAAAAGATCGTAGTGGTCTACCCGGAAAGCAGGCGGCACTCGAAGAAGGTGCAGGCCTTGATCGAGTTCCTGGGTTCGCGACTGCATGGCGTGCCTGCCGTCTCGCTGCCTGGAATGGCTTCGCCCACATGA